From the Actinopolymorpha singaporensis genome, the window TCCAGTTGAGGGCCCTGGTACGCCTTGTTCCGCTCGTTGTCCGGGATGGGCACCTTCCGGCCCTTGTCGACCTTGTAGGTCCTGCCCTCCACGCCCCAGCGGCGGAAGGTGGACCCGTCGGTGAGAGTCCAGTTGAGGAACCGGAAGAAGCCGTCGGGGTCCTTGATCTTGGCCGACACGTAGAAGCCGCGGTCCATCGGGAAGACCACCCGGTTTCCGCCCAGCTCACCCAGCGGGGACACGACCCCCACCCGGGCATTCGGGACCACCTCGCGAAGGTCGGTGGAGATTCCGGGGAACGCGAGCCAGTTCTCGATCGCCATCACCGTCTTGCCGGCCTTGAACTTGTCGGTGGAGAAGTTCGGCTCCTTGTTGACGCCGTAGTCGGGGTCGAGCAGGCCCTTCCTGTGCAGGTCCTGCAGCCAGAAGTAGAGGTCGATCTCCTTGTCCTTCATGAACCACGGGACGAGCCGGCCGCGGTCGTCGGCAGCGGGCTCCCAGCCGTTCTTGGCGACGCCGAACGACGTGGCCAGTTCCTTCGCGTGCCACTCGTACCCCATCGTGAACGGCACGAGCTTCGGGAACTTGCTCTTCAGCGTGGTGAGAGTGGTGACGAACTCCTGCAGCGTCTTCGGCTCGGGCAGGTTCGCCTGTTCGAACAGGTCCTGGCGGTAGAAGAGGAAGAACGGCACCTGAGGCCAGATCAGATTGGGTATGAAGTACGTGTCGCCGTGGGTGTCCTTGAGGGTCTTCCAGATGGAGTCCGGAACGGCCTTGCGGAGCGCGGGGTATTTCTCGAGGTAGTCGTCGATCGGCAGGAAGGCGCCCTCGTCCTGCGCTTCCTTCCAGGTTCCGCTCACCGGGCCAGAGCCCCAGATGACGTCCGGGATGTCGCCAGAGGCCAGGACCGTGTTCACCTTCGTGTCGTAGTCGATCACGGGGATGATCTGGACCTTGATGTCGACGTGGGCCTTGTTTTCCAGCGTCCGTTCGTACGCGCCGTTCTTGGTGTACGTCGCCGGACCCCAGGTGGGCCGCAGATAGCTGAAGGTCGTGACCCCACCCGAACTGCCGCCTCCACCGCCGCTTCCGTTCGAGCTGCACGCACTGACCGAAACGCTTCCCAGCAGCGCGCCGGCAAGAAACTGACGTCGTCTGAGCATGTCGGATCTCCTAGCGGTGGGCCGGACCGTGCACATGCGGGTGAGACGTGGCGATGACTGGACCAGCTGGTCGGAGAGGCTGCGCAGATACAGGCAGATGCGGGGCGCAGACCGCGGTCCAGGTGGCTCGAAACGTAATAATCAGAATGTCGACGTGTCAACGACGGCGTCCGATCTTGCCCGCCGGCTGACTCGCGTTCCCAACGTTGACACTATGAACGATGTCGAGAATCACACCTTCAGAAGGACACGATGACGGCACATGACAACACAGGGCGGGTCCTCCTCTACGAGGCGGTGAAGGCATCCCTGCGTGCGGCCATCGCGAAGGGGGAGTACGTTCCGGGGGCGCTGTTCGTCACCGAGCGCAAGGTCTGTGAGGAGTACGGCGTCAGCAAGACGACTGCCGTACGCGCCCTCAACGACCTCGTCGCCGAAGGCGTCCTCGTCCGCCGGCAGGGAAGCGGGACCTACGTCGCCGAACCACAGACGTCGTCTCCGCCGACTCCCCGGGCGAGCAGAGGATCCGGCAACCGTCACCCGACCATCGCCTGCGTCCTGCAGGGCCACGGCGGGGGGCACGTGAACCAACTGCTCGGGGGAGTGGAGGCCACCTGCTCGGCGCTCGGCTTCCGCGTGCTCCTGGCGTACTCCGAGAACGACTCCGAGCTCGAGGCGCGGGCGCTGTACCGGGCACTGGACGACGACGTGGACGGCATCGTGCTCTACCCCGCGGAGGGGCACGCCCACGCCGACCTGTTCGCCGAAATCCGGCACCGGAACGTCCCGCTGGTCATGGTCGACCGTTACCGGCCGGACGTGCCCACGGACGCGGTAACCGCCGACAACCTGGCGGTCGGCTATCAGGTCACCCAGGAACTACTCGCTCTCGGCCACCGGAGAATCCTCACGTTGTGGAACGAGGTCGACTGTACGAGTGTCCGGGACCGGTTGACCGGACACCTGCAGGCCCTCCGCCACAACGACGTGCCGATCCGCCCCGACCTCACTGTCCTGCGCAGGTACTCCGGCCGCCCAGGCTCGGGCGCGACGGGAACCCTCGAAGCTCTGCTGTCCCACCCCGAACCTCCGACGGTGCTGTTGTGCGGTAACGGTTACACGCTCGCGCAGGCTGTGGAGGACGTGGTGGCCCTCGGCATGGAGATCCCGGGCGAACTCGACCTCGCCGGAATGGACGACTCCGGGCCGTTCGACATAC encodes:
- a CDS encoding GntR family transcriptional regulator, with the protein product MTAHDNTGRVLLYEAVKASLRAAIAKGEYVPGALFVTERKVCEEYGVSKTTAVRALNDLVAEGVLVRRQGSGTYVAEPQTSSPPTPRASRGSGNRHPTIACVLQGHGGGHVNQLLGGVEATCSALGFRVLLAYSENDSELEARALYRALDDDVDGIVLYPAEGHAHADLFAEIRHRNVPLVMVDRYRPDVPTDAVTADNLAVGYQVTQELLALGHRRILTLWNEVDCTSVRDRLTGHLQALRHNDVPIRPDLTVLRRYSGRPGSGATGTLEALLSHPEPPTVLLCGNGYTLAQAVEDVVALGMEIPGELDLAGMDDSGPFDILPLTAVAATLPSRQLGAEAMRLLHSRIGSPEPYRDVRHVVLPIAVRTRESAPGHLRVHQRTTRVPPEE
- a CDS encoding extracellular solute-binding protein, whose protein sequence is MLRRRQFLAGALLGSVSVSACSSNGSGGGGGSSGGVTTFSYLRPTWGPATYTKNGAYERTLENKAHVDIKVQIIPVIDYDTKVNTVLASGDIPDVIWGSGPVSGTWKEAQDEGAFLPIDDYLEKYPALRKAVPDSIWKTLKDTHGDTYFIPNLIWPQVPFFLFYRQDLFEQANLPEPKTLQEFVTTLTTLKSKFPKLVPFTMGYEWHAKELATSFGVAKNGWEPAADDRGRLVPWFMKDKEIDLYFWLQDLHRKGLLDPDYGVNKEPNFSTDKFKAGKTVMAIENWLAFPGISTDLREVVPNARVGVVSPLGELGGNRVVFPMDRGFYVSAKIKDPDGFFRFLNWTLTDGSTFRRWGVEGRTYKVDKGRKVPIPDNERNKAYQGPQLEPLHFLDPYSEKLDWEAMRIGFEGSGVADRFDYIRGKFDEYTAKAYADYRDPTIMSPTEVKKGTQLFEDLLQKPTQSTIINHKATRQDWLRAVDKWRAAGGDKIIAEVNRLQKDKSKPQYASL